The Fusarium oxysporum f. sp. lycopersici 4287 chromosome 6, whole genome shotgun sequence DNA segment AGCTCCCTCCATAAACTCATGAGGCGCGATTTGGCCATGTATCGTCTATTTGACGCAGCCACGACATGAAAGACGTTTCTTTCCACCTGTCTGCAACAGAGTGGATCAGGTAGCTGTTTCGTTGCGGCTTCCCGGAGAAAGTATTTAATTCTGTCCAATGGCAAACCGGGCATTTGGAGGAATTTCCCAAAGCTGGTGCATATCCATCGCGCTGTTACATGAGTCCAAAATGGCCCCTTAGCTCAAACCAGGCGGTCCGCCATCGAGAAGAACCCTTCTAGGATTGCTAGCTCTAGAGCGGTCCGTCCATAAGAGTCTCGGAGACTGAGATCGACTCCAGCCATACAAATCTCTTCAACACATAGCCAGGTCTCTGTGGCCGGCGGAGGCAGCAATGGTGTAGGAAAGGAGAAGCCGTTCACCTCTCCTTTCAGCACCTCTGTAGCATTATGCTGAAGAAGCACGCGGACTACCGACAGGTTTCCTCGCAGAACTGCTTTCCAGAGCGGGTATTTTGTGACCTGCGGCTGTATACTGCGTTTAAGGCAAGGGAAAAGCTCGGGGTAGGAAAATATGAAAGTCAAGAGCCAGGGGTAACTACATTCCGCCGCAATGTCGATAACGTCGCTTCTCCCAGCCCATGAGCCCGTCGGCTTCGGCCACATTCGAACGCCCATTTCATGAAGCAGTTTGACAGTTTCGTTCATTGCATCTTGGTACCGGGAGCCGTGGATCCTCATGCGATCGACTCTCAGACCCGGATCCAGTGCTGCCATGAGATAGTTCTCGCCATTTACCGTGGCTGGGTCAACACAGTTCGGGTCGCAACAATGGCAGACCGACACTGAGCATCCGTCTACAGAATGAGACGCGGTAAGCGCTGGCCAGAGGGGATAGCGCTCCACTATCATTCGCATGACGTCAACAAGGTTCAGTTGAACTGCTAAGCAGAACGCTGAATATGTTGGGCCGTTGGTTGTCCTTGGATCATACCACTTGTATGGGTTCAAGCCGGGCCTCTTAAGAAGAGATTCGACGGCAGGAATGTTATTCCTGCTAATCGCAAAATGCAATGCGGTTTTCCACTCCACGATCTGGCCTTCGACTTCATTTAGCAGCCAAATTGCATCGTCATCCCGACCATGCCTTGCCAGGGTGTAGACGATTCTGTAAATACAATCGCCACCCTGAGAATCATAAGCGGGTAGGCTATGAGCAATTTCTTTGATAACGCCCATTTCGTACTCCGGTTCGTCTAGATTGATGCTTTCTGTCGCACTTTGGCCCCGGCTGGAGGAAGGAAGATCCAGTCTGGCGCGCAGCTCAATCAGAGCGTATGGATCCCCAGTCAACGCACAGCTCCTCAATGCGTCAAGCAGCCCTTCGCCGTCAAGTGCCGCTTCTTCTGGCCAGAGAGCTTCTCGTACGTTGCCGTCAAAACAAGCGTGTACATGTGTGTGGTCCAACCAATTGTACGCTTTGGTGGATCTCTCTGCGTCTGTATAGTTACCACATCCGTTGAGCAAGGCGTTGGCAATCTGGAGAGCCAGCTGCTTGTTGATAGGGCGCTCCTGAGCCATGATTTCCCATTCGTGTATGACGTTGTTTTGAACACAAATTGGGTACGTCTCAAGCCTTTGGACGCTTGCGCAGGCCTACCTCCGTTGTAAGCTTGAATTGGATTACTGGATTATCGCAACTTACCTGGACAGAGTCAAAGGGAGGTATTGGGGAACGAAACAACTCTCCTTCTTCTATTGTTTGGTCTGTTTCCAACATGATAGCCATTATTGAGCGTCCATCTCTATTTCTTGGGTCAATGGCTAATCCAAACTGCAAGAGCTTATGGATTTCAAGTCGGTCGACGCCCTGGCGAGCGTTCTGAGACAGCAAGAACGTAAGTTCTGCAGAATAGCGCTCTTGCTCAACAAGGTCTTGCTGTCCATCACCGCCAAGCCGCCCCCTCAAGTTTCGGGACCAGAAGAGAACATCTGGTCCTTCGATAGCAGCACCGAAGACAACCAACACATAGCTGTAGATATCGGCACTCATAATATCACTCAACGGGACAAGATTATCTCCATTGCGATGACATTCAGGGGCCGCCCAAGGGTGTGTGCCTCTGGGGAGTTGCAGTCTGTCCTCTAGGTTTTGGCCGTATCTCGCGGACTGAAAACCGCCAAGCTTCGCACTGAGTTTTCGCTTCTCGCTATCCCACAAGATGTAGATATTATCCGGCTTGATATCACCATGTGCTATCAAGCAAGCATGGTGTAAGTGGAAGAGGGCATAAGCTATGTCGCGAAGCAGTGGCTGCAGAATCTGGAAGCTGACGCTTGGCCGATTTAAGATGAAGTCAGATAAAGTTCCTTCAGTAGCATACTCCTGAACCATCACCGGCCATGACATGTTGTGGTTCTCTCCATCTTGTTCGAAAAAAATCGCGTGCAGCCGTACGATATGTTGGTGGTCTTTGATAGGCGAGTGACAGAGGATGAGGGCCTCACGGAGGAATTCCTGATGCCTCTTGCGACGGTCATACGTGTCTGGGATAGATTCTTCTCTATCACGAATGCGTTTGAAAACTACAGCCTTGCAGCTTCTGTCCTGTAGGTCGAGGCATTGCCTCATCTGCTCCGTGAGCTCTGATACTGCTATCGTACCCGCCACTCCTTTACTTAACTGATCAATGCGAAGTGCGGCACTATTTCCGAGCCATATCGGGTTTGTCCAGGCGCCGATGTTTTGGGCGAGACTGAGGATTGGTCCAGTACACAACAGATCGGCAACGACGGCCTTCCGTCGAAGCGGATCGCCATCTACATCGGAAATTTGGACATATGATGCAGGGTACGAAGAGACTTGCCTGATAGGCAGAGGATGGTCGGACACATTTGAAGTTGCCGAGTCCGAATAGTGGCAATCTTCGATGGCGCCTTCATATCTCATCTCCTTCAGAGTGTCAATGAAACGATCATAACGTTTTTAGGATGAGGGGGGCGTACCGTGTCATCTAGAGCATCTTCCAGAATCTTGCTGTTTGCTGACTTAAAGCTTTCGCAATCGCCGTCGCTCTGGTCGTGGTAGGAGGGAAATTCGAGTGATTCCATTCTCCGTAAAGATCAACTAAACAAGAGTTGAAAGTTGTAAAAGGAAATTCTCCAAAAGATCAGCAGCTCCGGAGTTGTTTGAGCAACTCGCGATGGTAAGTTCGAGCAAACGTGGGTGTACAAGACAGCCTCGTCAGACAGCTGACCGCAGCTGGCTCGAAGGACAAAATGGATAAACTACAGGGCGACTGACAGGGATTTCCCGGTGATTCGCCGGACTTATCAGTGCTCATCATATGCGGCAGCCTATAGAGGTCACTGTTGCAAAACCCAAGAAGCATGCTCTAAATGACAAAATGGGTTAGCACCTGACCTAACTCAGCCATTGAACTAAGGAGCCCCTATTAATAGCTGTGAGTGACGTGCACACCTCTGCCCGTATTAAGGAGAACCGATCTACCGCCACTAAAAAGAACCCGGTCTAATCCCAGAAGCAGAGTCTAGACTTACTTTTATGGATAAGCCTTATTTATGCTAACTTGTTTTTTCAACCTGCGGCTGAATTATGATATGACATGACAGCTGAGAGTGGTAATACAAGTCTGTTCTCAAAAAGCCACTTCGTTTATAATGACGTTACGTAACTAACTCTAGACTAACTACCTATCCCTTTAGTGGACATAGCCCTTCAATACGTATCACGCCCCACTTGACCCCGTGTTCAATATTGCTACAAGAGCTTACCCCAGTATAGGGTCAGAAGACTTGTCACCCTCCTATAATAGCTCGACTTTTACCGCATATAGATAAGTTCACAGTGACTACAGGGCTTATTTATACACATTCGATGCGTACTACCTGATTAGCATATTTTGATTGGATAGACTCCCCTGTCGTAGCTATTCTAAAGGGCTACAGTATACTGGCTAAAGTTATGGCAGACTATACTAAgtgttagattggcggctgggaatgggctccacttcccttattgcaatattattcttgtatccaaaagaGGGGTGAAACCCCTCTTTGAaagactgatcaaagaatcaagtgGACAATAaaataacatcacaacattctggtccacacttggatacactcaccccatcgtattcGTGCGTATCTAACACTAAGTTGTCAACCCCTTCCTCAACTAAGCGCCCGACATAGCGGGGTAGTGAGACATGTGGGACCGACAGCAGGCAACAAGCTCGATAAACCTGACGGATGAATGAGCTTTTGTGCCAGCCGTCACTCAGCGCCTGTCGTTATGATAGTCTTCTACGCTACAAGTCAAGGGTGGGGGGCTGAAAAACGCCCAAGATAAAGGGGCGTCTGGGCACGCCCGAGCTTGCTGAGGTAAGGAAAACTCGGTGCGATGACCAAGACGAACGTAGCCTCACCTCCAGGCCAGCGGGGCAGGAGTTCTTGCTTTTACTCCTACATCAACTCTCAAGGTCATCTCCAGCCAAGACGGTGGTACTTGCTTCAGCGTGTACTTTGGAGCTTGCCTTAATGACACTGGAGATGGACACCAACATGACCGCCTCGACCTACAGCCAGTGTGGCATCACCGATCGAAGCGTCGCGAGCTCAGCCAGCAACGGTTCTAAAGAGCTCGAGACAGATGATCATTACCAGGTTTTCCTGTCGATCCAAAGAATGCTTCGAACATTTTCCGAAAATATAGTCGAATTCCCCGACAAATCCGGCTGGACGCATAGGATAGAACAACCCCTTGGTGCTGGGGGCTGTTCCTCTGTATCGCGAGTACTTGGTAAACATTCATGGGGTAGAAACCCCATGGCTTTCAAGCGTGTACTGCCCATTCTCTATGAATATGGGGGGCGGAATACCAAGGAGGAATTCACGGTACTCCTAAATGAGCTACGAGTCTGCTCGGTGGCCAGAGTGCGCACCCACCCGAACCTCAACACCTTGAATGGGGTATCGTTTGAACCAATGGACCCAGGTCCAGATCCGACCTTATTCCCTGCGTTGATCCTTGACCCATCACCATTGGGCAATTTGCTCAATCTTATCTCTGACCCATTTCGAATGGTTGACGGACCCTACTGGGAATGCAGCGTTGATGTTGCAAACGGCCTGAAAGCACTGCATGAGAACGGCATCGTACATGGAGACATCAAGTGCGAAAATGTATTAGTGTTTGCGGAACCAGAAAATGCGATTCGTCCCTTTTGTGCAAAGTTGACGGACTTTGGCTGTTCCATGGTTTTGGCAGAAACCGAACCATACGCCATGTTGAAGGGCCGCACGATGCCTTACGACGCACCGGAGGCTGATAGAATTATCCCGAAGCATATTCTTCCCTTTTCAGATGTCTACTCCTTCGGCCTGTTGGTCTGGCGCGTGGCCCTGGATGGAGCCGATCCCTTTACTGATCCAAGATACTGGGAGGAATTGATAGACGGGGAGAGACACTACAGGAAGTCCAATATTCGCGAAGCAAAGAAAGGCGAAGGCCTTTTGAATTACGCCTTATCAACTATCAGGGACCCCGATCTTCAGCATGCGGTCGAGACGGCTGATGCCTTCTGCGAGATCTTGAACATAGCACTCCGGGCCAGGCCAGAGAAGAGGGACCTGGATCGAATCCTTCTCGCCTTTGCCAGGAACAAGAAGTAAGTATTTCCCCTAACTAGCCCCATCTTATCATATAGTAACTAACCGCGTCCGTGTAAGCAATTTCAAAACAAGAGACTTCGGCTTGAGCAGCACAGGTGGTTACATCCTTAGGCAATTCGTGAAAGCGGAGATCGGCGCCTTGACAGGAGCTTCTGAATCCCAGTTAGGACTTAGTCGATGGCAATCACTTCCAGACACTGCGCGGTCCAAGTATGCTGCTATTCAAGCCTTGGAGCAAGACGACATAGATTTCCGGGGTCTTCACTTCACCAGACACTCGAGGGTGTTTCGATCAGTCCAGAAGCTGCTGAAATCTTCGGAAACCCTTCTTTCGGTTCTGGGTCAGGATGTTCCTACATTGGAAACTATCGCTCCAGATTCCACAACTCACCACAATTCCCTGCTTCCACCGACAGATTTGTTGATGCGCCTAACTCTCAAAGTAAAGGCGCATGCTGAACGACCCGGGTTAAGATTACTCTTAAGTCGCTCGCATCTTTCCGCAATAAAAGGTAGCCATCGAGCTCTCCGATCGCACTTATAAAGTCAGAATTGCTAACATGCTTTCTAAAGACTTTGCGGCTGCACAGCGTGCGGCAGCCGATGAATGCCATAGAATGGCCGATTTCTTGGTCTCTTTACCACCCGGAATAGTCTGTGGCAATATCTTCCCTTTCGTTCCTACCGAACCAGGGTTGCTAACCTACGATCTCGGATTTGTTAGAACAAACAGCATGCGTGGCTGGAACCCTCGCTGACCCTTGGATCATTTGACGAACCGGGTGGGTTGGCGACTCACGATTCTGCTTCATTGAACGAACCAACCAAAACAGCCTCACCGCTCTTAATGAATGAACCTTTGGTAAGGTGTCTGCCGAGGTTATACCAATTAACGAAAGCTACTGATACCTGCATAGGTCGCCGGATTGGACTTCGACCTCCTATTATCCTGCGGCCTCCCTTTCACTATCCAGAAACAGATATATGCTGCTCTTTCCATCCGTATCGGATGCGTCCGCACTTCCGACCCCTCCTACCCAAGATACATGGTAGAGAAAGCAATATGTCaccttcttggctttggcgTCGCGAAGAACCACGAAATATATCTGTCGGCGCTTGCCGAATGCTACGAATTAGGGTATCGCCCGGCCCAAGTCATCCTCCAACGAGTTCACGCCGCCCTCGGCATTGCCCTTCCGCAGAATGCGTTGACTTCGCGTGTCTTCAATACAGTGGAAGATGCCGAGTCGCCTGTACGGAACGCACAATGTGAAACAGAGAGCCTTTGTTGTCATCTTGGGGCTGAGGCAGTCGGCGACAATCTTCACGATGCCGCAACGAGCGGCTCAATCTCAACCGTTGTTGAACTGCTTGCTGAAGGCTCCTCGAATATCAATTGTCAAAACGCTGCTGGAGATACGCCTTTACTTTGTGCATGCCGATCCGGCCATGCCGACGTTGTCGCCTCATTACTGGACGCTGGCGCCGATGCCGGAATCGTGAACGCTCTGGGAGAGTCTCCGCTTCATTGGATTGTCAGGGTGGAGGCTCGCGAGATGTCCGCTCTTACGGCCCGGTTGCTAGCCCATGGAGCGAGGGTTGACGAGGTAGCTAAAGTCAACCACGGGCCATCCCCAGACGTGGCAAATGACTGTCTGGTTGCAGGGACTGCAATCCATCGTGCGGTTGCGCATGGTAATAAAGACGCGgtccaagctcttctggcGCAAGACGCTAGGGCAGACATCGATGGCGGCCCAATTATCGTCTATGATGGGCATAGTCGGATGTGCGATCCGATTCAACTCGCATGTATGTCACACGAGGCGGAGATTCTCGAAATGATGCTGGATGTCACCCCGTTTTACCCGATCAACGCAAGCTGTGAATCAGAGGTCGGTCTACTGTACTTTGCTATACAGTGTCAGAATACGCACCGAAGAATGGTCAGACATGGCTCAGACTTTTATTATCGTATGCTGGCTACCATCGACCTTCTCGTGCGCCGCGGGTCGACGAATCACGTTCGCGGTGACGGCCTCACGGCACTACATCTAGCCGCAACTCACGGCACTGCAGACATTTTAGAGCACCTGTTAACATTGCAGCCGTTTGTTGGCGATATCACCACGCTGGTGGAGGGAAGGTCCCCGTTGCACTGGGCCATCGTGTTGGGTGACGAGGTCAAATTCGACATTCTGGTACATCACGGCGCTGACACGCTTCATTCATGTCCTGCAAGTTGGCTCTACAAGGCAGATATACCAATTCTCGAGCTTGCAACACGTACTATGCGGAGCGACTTCTATTTTGTTAAACGACTTTTTAAGATAAATGGAGATCTTCCACAGAGAGAGAAAGACGTGGCTCTGCGCACTGCATTCGTCACACGCCAATTCGGCCTTGCGGAGTTTTTACTGAAAAGGGGCGCCGATATAAATGCACAAATTCGCCATACGACGCTGCTTGAAAGTATTCTACCGCGGAGAGGCCTCGGTCTCGATGGAGTCGAGAACTACATCTCTTTGTGCAGAAAGTATTCCCTGGAAGCTGATGTCGTTGTGATGCCTGAAACCGGGGATACCGCCCTTCATTGTGCTGCGGGCATTCTGCCGCTGCCCTCCGAGGACAGGTACTCTCGACTTTACACTCTACTGTTTGAGCTTTTTCCCTGCAAGTCCCATCTGGAAGCGAGGAACTCTAGGGGATTCACACCTCTTCACATGGCGGCGCTTTTCCGTAATGTTGTAGCTATCAAAGCCTTTGTTGAGGCTGGAGCAGATATCAACAGCATGGCGCTGTTCGAGGGAGTCCCCGTTGGACCAACCCTGAAGGACCTGGTATTCACCGATATATTTGCACCGAACCCCCTTTACGACTTTGATAAACGCAGCCGCAGAAAGGGTGATCGTGCGCAAGGGGAAATCATTGACCTTCTGAAATCATCAGAAATTCGTACCCGCGCAAAACGCAGCAAGACATTGCGGAGTCAATTCCGCAGGAATGCAAGTCCGCGAGAAAAGAGAGTATCGGACTTTGTTAGTGTCATGACGCTGCTTCCGGAGAGTCTCCCCATGGGATTTGAAGTATCGATGATGGAGAAAGTGTGCGACTTGCTAAATATGGGAGCGGATGAGGAACTTGGGGAACTTGTTCGTGAGCTAGAGGGTTCCATGGTAGAGCATGGAAGGAGCGTCCAGTGGACTAATTTAGAGAAAATCCGGTTTCTGGATCACCAGGGGAAGGCTGCCCTAGAGAAGATCGGTATTCTCGACCTCTATGAGGATATAGATGAAGCAGATTCAACGTCGTAAGACCTAGGCGTAAAGAACGGAAACTTATTATGCAGTACCCCTCCACCGGTAAGACCCCTCCACCAGGTTAATATCcctttaataattattcAAAAGCTATAGATAAGATTAATAgtaacgtacatgataagcggGTGCaacagacaagcgagtgcAACAAAATATCCCGCAATTTACATCTTCTCAACTTAATCAATTAATGTTCAACCACCAAATATGTCAGATCCAAATATTGAGGCTAGGATTCTTCTTGTACTTCGTGCCCTATCAACCATTCAGAAATGATCTACTGTACGCAGTCGTGGTGGTAACATGACAGGATACAACAAAACTGGTCCGTGCACGATAACAGTCCTGTCCGTGCACACACTCTTATCCCTATGGCGGCTAATAGGCGGACGGGTACCCGTCCTTCTAAAATTGGACGGGTCCCGTCCTAGTTTCCATCTTTGGTAAAAATTTTTCCGCTATCGGATTACCTCACGCCTTGTTCCACTGCCTCAAGTAGTTTGACGAGTCCCATTTACCAGCTATTCCAACAAACCATTGGCTTGAGGTGAATAGCCACGACATATCTGAGTTCCAAATTTACTCCAAATTCTACTAGAGCTAGAGCTGTACCACAATACagctttcttcctcttcgatGGCCGAGTACAAGGCTTCTTGTTCATCGATGTCCTGCTAGGCTATTTCCCAAAGCTCACCGATGCCTCTTCTGCTTGTGAACAGTCGCCCGTTCTCGGTCTCTCTAGCTACTTGTGCTTCGATGCGATCAGGCTCTGCTTTGTCCTAGTCTGAATAAGccaccatctcttctttggtccaTTCTCTTAGGCTCATTGAGGTTGCGCAGCACCTCCCCATCTGCTTATAATCAAGACACCAGCTGTAGATTGCTTTTGGATATGCTAAAGGCAGGCCCATTGCTTTCCTATACTGGCGGTTACCTAGTGAGGTTCCCGGTGGCTGGGCCTTATACTAATCATCTCTTGACGTGACGTATCTCTGGCGGATTGCTCGTGGATCATCGTATCTCAGCCGCGTTGAATCTGGAACTGGATCTTGCAAGTGTAAGGGTGACGATACTGGCGGTCCGATAGCGGAGCAAACTATACCACATATGGAAATTGGGACGGGACCCGTCCAATTTTAGAAGGACGGGTACCCGTCCGCCTATTGACCGCCTATCCCTATAACATGACAGGATACAACGCAACTGGCCCGTGCACGTTGCTAGGTCATCTATATTAGTTATTTCACATAACGTGAATCACAAGTATGTGAgccaaaaatccctcatccTACATCATCAGTATCTAATCAAATAATTCTCAAGCACCCAGTATGTCACAACCTAATAAAGAAGgtagaatccttcttgcacttcaagcccttcaaaataacccaaaATTAAGCACCCGACGCGCTGCAAATATATACAAAGTCGATCGCAGTACATTACGTCGCCGCCAGAATGGCGCTCAATCCCGACGCGACTGGACCCCAGGATCACGAAAGCTATCTAATCTAGAAGAAAGGACTTTAGTTCGCTTTATTCTAAAGCTAGATTCCCAAGGGTTTCCCCCAAAACTGTCTTTTGTTGAAGCAATGGCTAATTGTCTCCTCGCTGACCGCAACGCGTCACCTGTCGGCATACACTGGGCTAACAATTTTATCAAGCaacaaccagagctcaagatGCGTTTCtttcggagatatgactaccagagagccaaatgtgaagatccgactattattcgAAATTGGTTTAAGCTTGTAGAGAACACAATCGCGAAATACGGTATCCAATCAGATGATAtttggaactttgatgagactggctttatgatgggcatGATTTCAAGCGGAATGGTCATTACAGGTTCagaaaggcttggaagaccgaaatcagtgcagcctggaaaccgtGAATGGATTACAGTCATCcaggcgattaatgcggaAGGCCAGGCGATTGAGCCGTTCATCATTGGCGCGGGCCAAAATCACCTTGCTAACTGGCATGAAGAACCT contains these protein-coding regions:
- a CDS encoding serine/threonine protein kinase (At least one base has a quality score < 10), producing MESLEFPSYHDQSDGDCESFKSANSKILEDALDDTEMRYEGAIEDCHYSDSATSNVSDHPLPIRQVSSYPASYVQISDVDGDPLRRKAVVADLLCTGPILSLAQNIGAWTNPIWLGNSAALRIDQLSKGVAGTIAVSELTEQMRQCLDLQDRSCKAVVFKRIRDREESIPDTYDRRKRHQEFLREALILCHSPIKDHQHIVRLHAIFFEQDGENHNMSWPVMVQEYATEGTLSDFILNRPSVSFQILQPLLRDIAYALFHLHHACLIAHGDIKPDNIYILWDSEKRKLSAKLGGFQSARYGQNLEDRLQLPRGTHPWAAPECHRNGDNLVPLSDIMSADIYSYVLVVFGAAIEGPDVLFWSRNLRGRLGGDGQQDLVEQERYSAELTFLLSQNARQGVDRLEIHKLLQFGLAIDPRNRDGRSIMAIMLETDQTIEEGELFRSPIPPFDSVQACASVQRLETYPICVQNNVIHEWEIMAQERPINKQLALQIANALLNGCGNYTDAERSTKAYNWLDHTHVHACFDGNVREALWPEEAALDGEGLLDALRSCALTGDPYALIELRARLDLPSSSRGQSATESINLDEPEYEMGVIKEIAHSLPAYDSQGGDCIYRIVYTLARHGRDDDAIWLLNEVEGQIVEWKTALHFAISRNNIPAVESLLKRPGLNPYKWYDPRTTNGPTYSAFCLAVQLNLVDVMRMIVERYPLWPALTASHSVDGCSVSVCHCCDPNCVDPATVNGENYLMAALDPGLRVDRMRIHGSRYQDAMNETVKLLHEMGVRMWPKPTGSWAGRSDVIDIAAECSYPWLLTFIFSYPELFPCLKRSIQPQVTKYPLWKAVLRGNLSVVRVLLQHNATEVLKGEVNGFSFPTPLLPPPATETWLCVEEICMAGVDLSLRDSYGRTALELAILEGFFSMADRLV
- a CDS encoding serine/threonine protein kinase (At least one base has a quality score < 10), whose translation is MTASTYSQCGITDRSVASSASNGSKELETDDHYQVFLSIQRMLRTFSENIVEFPDKSGWTHRIEQPLGAGGCSSVSRVLGKHSWGRNPMAFKRVLPILYEYGGRNTKEEFTVLLNELRVCSVARVRTHPNLNTLNGVSFEPMDPGPDPTLFPALILDPSPLGNLLNLISDPFRMVDGPYWECSVDVANGLKALHENGIVHGDIKCENVLVFAEPENAIRPFCAKLTDFGCSMVLAETEPYAMLKGRTMPYDAPEADRIIPKHILPFSDVYSFGLLVWRVALDGADPFTDPRYWEELIDGERHYRKSNIREAKKGEGLLNYALSTIRDPDLQHAVETADAFCEILNIALRARPEKRDLDRILLAFARNKNNFKTRDFGLSSTGGYILRQFVKAEIGALTGASESQLGLSRWQSLPDTARSKYAAIQALEQDDIDFRGLHFTRHSRVFRSVQKLLKSSETLLSVLGQDVPTLETIAPDSTTHHNSLLPPTDLIANMLSKDFAAAQRAAADECHRMADFLNKQHAWLEPSLTLGSFDEPGGLATHDSASLNEPTKTASPLLMNEPLVAGLDFDLLLSCGLPFTIQKQIYAALSIRIGCVRTSDPSYPRYMVEKAICHLLGFGVAKNHEIYLSALAECYELGYRPAQVILQRVHAALGIALPQNALTSRVFNTVEDAESPVRNAQCETESLCCHLGAEAVGDNLHDAATSGSISTVVELLAEGSSNINCQNAAGDTPLLCACRSGHADVVASLLDAGADAGIVNALGESPLHWIVRVEAREMSALTARLLAHGARVDEVAKVNHGPSPDVANDCLVAGTAIHRAVAHGNKDAVQALLAQDARADIDGGPIIVYDGHSRMCDPIQLACMSHEAEILEMMLDVTPFYPINASCESEVGLLYFAIQCQNTHRRMVRHGSDFYYRMLATIDLLVRRGSTNHVRGDGLTALHLAATHGTADILEHLLTLQPFVGDITTLVEGRSPLHWAIVLGDEVKFDILVHHGADTLHSCPASWLYKADIPILELATRTMRSDFYFVKRLFKINGDLPQREKDVALRTAFVTRQFGLAEFLLKRGADINAQIRHTTLLESILPRRGLGLDGVENYISLCRKYSLEADVVVMPETGDTALHCAAGILPLPSEDRYSRLYTLLFELFPCKSHLEARNSRGFTPLHMAALFRNVVAIKAFVEAGADINSMALFEGVPVGPTLKDLVFTDIFAPNPLYDFDKRSRRKGDRAQGEIIDLLKSSEIRTRAKRSKTLRSQFRRNASPREKRVSDFVSVMTLLPESLPMGFEVSMMEKVCDLLNMGADEELGELVRELEGSMVEHGRSVQWTNLEKIRFLDHQGKAALEKIGILDLYEDIDEADSTS